A stretch of the Jeotgalibacillus haloalkalitolerans genome encodes the following:
- a CDS encoding NRAMP family divalent metal transporter, whose product MKKPESNRSILLGAAFLMATSAVGPGFLTQTTTFTQTLAASFGFVILISIIIDIGVQMNIWRIITVSGKRAQEIANEVLPGLGVVLAGLVVLGGLAFNIGNIGGAGLGTNVLFGVSPEMGALFSGLIAIGIFLVREAARIMDRFIQVLGFLMIGLTVFVMFQSQPPIGEAITRSFVPETVDFLAIVTLVGGTVGGYITFAGGHRLLDAGLSGTKNIPEVNKSAVSAIGLASIIRIFLFLATLGVVAQGLEINPDNPPASVFQLAAGNIGYKIFGVVMWSAAISSVIGAAYTSVSFIKTFSPVLAKYEKFLIVGFITASTAIFTSIGQPVTLLILAGALNGLILPISLGVILLAAHNKKIVGDYSHPKWLTGFGILIVVVMAYLGGYTMINQLPELFS is encoded by the coding sequence ATGAAAAAACCGGAATCTAACCGCAGTATCCTGCTCGGTGCTGCATTTCTGATGGCGACATCTGCCGTCGGACCAGGGTTTTTAACTCAAACAACTACATTCACACAGACACTTGCAGCAAGTTTTGGGTTTGTGATCTTGATCTCTATTATTATTGATATTGGTGTACAGATGAATATCTGGCGTATCATCACAGTTTCCGGTAAACGCGCGCAGGAAATCGCCAATGAAGTGCTCCCGGGGCTTGGTGTTGTGCTGGCCGGACTTGTTGTACTCGGCGGGCTTGCGTTTAACATCGGAAACATCGGGGGAGCGGGGCTTGGGACCAACGTACTTTTCGGCGTTTCTCCTGAAATGGGTGCCCTGTTCAGTGGACTGATCGCGATCGGGATCTTCCTTGTGCGGGAAGCCGCGCGTATCATGGACCGCTTTATCCAGGTGCTTGGTTTCCTCATGATTGGACTCACTGTATTTGTGATGTTCCAATCGCAGCCGCCAATTGGAGAAGCGATTACGCGCTCATTTGTTCCTGAAACTGTAGACTTTCTGGCAATTGTTACACTGGTCGGCGGTACAGTCGGCGGATACATTACATTTGCAGGGGGACACAGACTGCTTGATGCAGGTCTGAGCGGTACGAAAAATATACCTGAAGTCAATAAAAGTGCAGTATCTGCGATCGGACTCGCTTCGATCATCAGAATCTTTCTATTCCTTGCAACACTTGGCGTCGTGGCACAGGGCCTTGAAATTAATCCGGACAACCCGCCTGCATCTGTGTTCCAGCTTGCAGCAGGTAACATTGGATATAAAATTTTCGGTGTTGTGATGTGGTCAGCTGCAATCAGTTCAGTCATCGGGGCTGCTTATACGTCAGTTTCCTTTATCAAGACGTTCAGCCCGGTTTTAGCAAAGTATGAGAAGTTTCTGATTGTCGGTTTCATTACGGCTTCTACAGCGATCTTTACTTCAATCGGTCAACCAGTTACATTGCTGATTCTTGCTGGTGCGTTAAATGGGCTGATTCTTCCAATTTCACTTGGTGTGATATTGCTTGCAGCCCATAATAAGAAAATTGTTGGTGATTACAGTCATCCGAAGTGGCTAACAGGGTTTGGGATCCTGATTGTAGTTGTCATGGCTTATCTGGGCGGTTATACGATGATTAATCAGCTGCCTGAGCTATTTTCATAA
- a CDS encoding cory-CC-star protein produces the protein MLDHVKKLIAYYEEVLSMPHRQEIARELRNEDDLFLLMLYSEMIGIPNPVYYYTLELYPHMIEKFHDWHLRMGMEKSPLSGIRCC, from the coding sequence ATGCTCGACCATGTCAAAAAACTCATCGCCTACTACGAAGAAGTGCTGAGCATGCCCCACCGCCAGGAAATCGCACGTGAATTACGTAATGAAGATGACCTGTTTTTGCTTATGCTGTACTCTGAAATGATCGGCATTCCAAATCCGGTCTATTATTACACGCTTGAGCTATATCCTCATATGATCGAAAAATTTCATGACTGGCATCTGCGGATGGGAATGGAAAAATCTCCGCTCTCAGGTATCCGCTGCTGCTGA
- a CDS encoding VanZ family protein, which translates to MISIALPAAVIAAVIGLIAIARDNKKKKRSTAKRLMVVLFWIYVTAVVHVTLGTLSYPPNPDAPLRIQLEPLYFLDEWATYRNHQSVSFFQNASLTFYNFIMFMPYGFFLAALFKKRFFKSLLILFFTSLLIETTQLVLSYLGIAWMRGFNVDDLIMNTAGGILVYLFVRIILIIQGKNRRSGKTGK; encoded by the coding sequence ATGATTTCGATTGCGCTGCCGGCGGCTGTCATAGCTGCAGTCATCGGACTAATAGCAATAGCACGTGATAATAAAAAGAAAAAACGTTCAACAGCAAAACGCTTGATGGTGGTACTGTTTTGGATTTACGTCACAGCAGTGGTTCACGTAACACTCGGAACACTCTCATATCCGCCGAACCCTGATGCCCCGCTCAGAATCCAGCTTGAACCGCTGTATTTCTTAGATGAGTGGGCAACATACCGTAATCATCAGAGTGTATCATTCTTTCAAAACGCAAGCTTAACATTCTATAATTTCATTATGTTTATGCCGTATGGATTTTTCTTAGCGGCTCTATTCAAAAAAAGATTTTTCAAATCGCTGTTGATTCTATTTTTCACAAGCCTGCTGATTGAAACGACCCAACTGGTCCTGTCCTACCTTGGAATCGCATGGATGAGAGGCTTTAACGTAGACGATCTGATTATGAATACAGCCGGCGGAATACTTGTGTACCTTTTTGTAAGAATCATATTGATCATACAGGGTAAAAATAGAAGGTCAGGAAAGACAGGTAAATGA
- a CDS encoding GNAT family N-acetyltransferase: MKEIQLVKPEKVKEEAYQAYIREWQSAEEEIIPHASIPKSKKFEEQVENWRREELGLGIPEGWVSGSLFFLINRAEKVLGAVHIRHELTETLFQRGGHIGYGIRPDERKKGYATEILKLSLREARELGINDVLITCDDDNPGSYKTIESNGGVRDPQDAEENGVLVRRYWIR, encoded by the coding sequence ATGAAAGAAATACAGTTGGTTAAGCCGGAAAAGGTAAAGGAAGAAGCGTATCAGGCCTACATAAGAGAGTGGCAGTCAGCAGAAGAGGAAATCATTCCACATGCTTCTATACCTAAGAGTAAGAAATTTGAGGAACAGGTTGAAAACTGGAGAAGAGAAGAGCTGGGCCTGGGTATTCCTGAAGGCTGGGTGAGCGGATCCTTATTCTTTTTAATTAATCGTGCAGAAAAAGTGCTTGGCGCCGTTCATATACGTCACGAACTTACGGAAACATTATTTCAACGCGGCGGTCACATCGGCTATGGTATCAGACCGGATGAACGTAAAAAGGGTTACGCCACAGAGATTCTGAAACTTTCACTGAGAGAAGCCAGAGAGCTTGGCATTAACGACGTACTGATTACCTGCGATGATGATAATCCGGGATCCTATAAAACAATCGAGTCCAACGGCGGCGTCAGAGACCCGCAGGATGCTGAAGAAAACGGTGTTCTTGTCAGACGTTACTGGATTCGCTGA
- a CDS encoding GNAT family N-acetyltransferase, with amino-acid sequence MVFDEVKTDRLMLTPLTKEHTQFVFKHFSDPVVCRYLLDEEVYTDIEEAENFILFNAYHPKKNHNRWAIVIKETGTVIGTCGFHQWDRYNNIAEIGYDLTPSEWGKGYGNEAVKGMIKHGFEQMKLNRIEAYAAKGNAASMELLERLGFKREGLVRDKHLFRGKYYDHYSYSLLMREWKSGSHV; translated from the coding sequence ATGGTCTTTGATGAAGTTAAGACCGACAGATTAATGCTTACACCACTCACAAAAGAACATACACAATTTGTTTTTAAGCATTTTTCAGATCCGGTTGTCTGCCGGTATCTATTAGATGAAGAAGTCTATACAGACATAGAGGAAGCAGAAAACTTTATTCTGTTTAATGCGTATCATCCCAAAAAGAATCATAACCGCTGGGCCATTGTGATAAAAGAGACTGGTACAGTGATTGGTACATGCGGCTTCCATCAGTGGGACCGCTATAACAACATTGCAGAGATCGGTTATGACCTGACCCCGTCTGAATGGGGAAAAGGCTACGGAAACGAAGCGGTTAAAGGTATGATTAAACACGGTTTTGAACAGATGAAGCTGAACCGGATCGAGGCCTACGCAGCAAAAGGCAATGCAGCTTCTATGGAACTTCTTGAAAGGCTGGGCTTTAAGCGTGAAGGTTTAGTGCGGGATAAACATCTGTTCCGGGGAAAATATTATGACCATTACAGTTACTCGCTTCTTATGCGGGAATGGAAGAGCGGTTCACATGTGTGA
- a CDS encoding ArsA family ATPase, with product MNILKNNILFVGGKGGVGKSTSAAAIAWKSAKQGYRTLLVSTDPAHNVGDIFDRKIGGKNKEIAPNLFALEIDPEIETANYIKGVKANIKGVVHAGMMEEVHRQLDTAKSSPGADEAALFDKLISIVLEEREKFDKIIFDTAPTGHTIRLLTLPELMGIWIEGLLEKRRKTNENYAALLNDGEPVEDPIYDVLRTRQDRFSKAREILLDSKETGFVFVLNPERLPILETEKALQLLDQYDLHVKTLIINKVLPDDVDGTFMQERKKHEKPHLERIKDTFKKQELIYVPFSSQDIVNKDLLEWFSVQLDQKK from the coding sequence ATGAATATCTTAAAGAACAATATCTTATTTGTCGGTGGCAAAGGAGGCGTCGGAAAATCGACGTCTGCTGCTGCCATTGCATGGAAATCTGCGAAACAGGGCTACCGCACACTGCTTGTTTCCACTGACCCTGCCCATAATGTTGGTGATATTTTTGACCGGAAAATCGGTGGTAAAAACAAAGAAATTGCACCAAATTTGTTCGCGCTTGAAATTGATCCTGAAATTGAAACGGCGAACTATATTAAAGGCGTAAAAGCGAATATTAAAGGCGTTGTGCACGCCGGTATGATGGAAGAAGTTCACAGACAGCTTGATACGGCGAAGTCTTCACCCGGTGCTGATGAGGCTGCCCTGTTTGATAAATTGATTTCGATTGTCTTAGAGGAGCGAGAAAAGTTCGATAAAATCATTTTTGATACAGCACCAACTGGCCATACGATCCGCCTTTTAACGCTGCCTGAACTGATGGGCATCTGGATTGAGGGGCTGCTTGAGAAGCGCAGGAAAACAAATGAGAACTACGCTGCGCTTTTAAATGACGGAGAGCCTGTTGAAGACCCGATCTATGATGTACTCAGAACACGCCAGGACCGTTTCTCCAAGGCGAGAGAAATTCTGCTTGATTCTAAGGAAACAGGCTTTGTATTTGTCTTAAACCCTGAACGGCTGCCGATTCTTGAAACAGAGAAAGCACTTCAGCTGCTCGATCAGTATGATCTTCATGTCAAAACGCTGATTATCAATAAAGTACTGCCTGATGATGTTGACGGCACCTTTATGCAGGAGCGTAAAAAGCATGAGAAGCCGCACCTTGAAAGAATTAAAGATACTTTTAAAAAGCAGGAGCTCATTTATGTCCCGTTTTCTTCACAGGATATTGTGAATAAAGATCTGCTTGAATGGTTCAGCGTACAACTTGATCAAAAGAAGTGA
- the pxpB gene encoding 5-oxoprolinase subunit PxpB produces the protein MGVTYHPLGDQAVLIHFKQEVSSEVLAEVQCLKQAIQKEQPDWLYEAVPGYASLAVHYDLTQLVQEKDPYEYVVSFLKGKANALETSNSFKQRTVKIPVCYGGELGPDLEEVAEHAGISAEEVIKRHQNGDYTVYMLGFAPGFPYIGGLDPAIAAPRKNNPRTAIPAGSVGIAGKQTGVYSIETPGGWQIIGRTPEKLFDLNRDESFLLKAGDRIEFYAITEKEFEEWQR, from the coding sequence ATGGGTGTTACATATCATCCGCTTGGCGATCAGGCGGTACTGATTCACTTCAAGCAGGAAGTGAGCAGTGAAGTGCTGGCAGAAGTCCAATGCCTGAAACAAGCGATTCAAAAAGAGCAGCCGGACTGGTTGTATGAAGCAGTCCCAGGCTATGCATCCCTGGCTGTACATTATGATCTGACGCAGCTGGTCCAGGAAAAAGATCCTTATGAATACGTTGTATCTTTTCTCAAAGGAAAAGCAAATGCGCTGGAAACAAGTAATAGTTTCAAACAGCGTACGGTAAAAATACCGGTCTGTTATGGCGGCGAGCTAGGTCCTGATCTTGAAGAAGTCGCTGAGCATGCAGGCATCTCAGCTGAAGAAGTGATCAAACGTCATCAAAACGGTGATTATACCGTTTATATGCTGGGCTTTGCACCAGGTTTTCCTTATATAGGCGGGCTTGATCCAGCCATTGCAGCTCCGCGTAAAAATAATCCGAGAACAGCGATTCCAGCAGGGTCTGTGGGGATTGCAGGCAAGCAGACAGGCGTATACTCCATTGAAACGCCGGGAGGATGGCAGATCATCGGCAGAACACCTGAAAAGCTGTTTGATTTAAACAGAGATGAATCGTTCCTTTTAAAAGCAGGGGACAGAATCGAATTTTATGCTATTACAGAAAAAGAATTTGAGGAGTGGCAGCGATGA
- a CDS encoding SDR family oxidoreductase yields MTRRLALVTGVGRKIGIGASLVERLAADGMDILFTYWHAYDREVSAYERSEDTDDILRLCREKSVHAEMLELNLADVQSPDELFSFCYSTFGRYPDTLIHNAAVSINDTIETVTAEQLDQHYAINTRAVTLLTQKFLQHFEYNFGRVICLTTGWAQGPMPNELSYAMTKSTIDTLVYTISPVLAKRKITINVINPGPTDTGWMNDELKEELLKRSPQGRIGQPSDVANLASFLVSKEAQWVTGQTIHSEGGFINHF; encoded by the coding sequence ATGACACGCAGACTCGCACTTGTTACAGGTGTCGGCAGAAAAATAGGAATTGGTGCTTCACTTGTTGAAAGGTTAGCGGCAGATGGAATGGATATTCTTTTTACTTACTGGCATGCTTACGACCGTGAAGTGTCGGCCTATGAGCGCAGTGAGGATACAGACGATATTTTAAGGTTATGCCGGGAAAAAAGTGTACACGCTGAAATGCTTGAGCTGAATTTAGCGGATGTTCAATCACCGGATGAATTATTTTCATTTTGCTATTCAACATTCGGACGCTATCCTGATACGCTCATCCATAATGCAGCTGTCTCGATTAACGATACGATCGAAACGGTTACTGCAGAACAGCTTGATCAGCATTATGCAATTAACACGCGTGCTGTCACGCTGCTGACGCAGAAATTTCTGCAGCATTTTGAATATAATTTCGGGAGAGTAATCTGTCTGACAACCGGCTGGGCACAGGGACCAATGCCTAATGAGCTTTCCTATGCAATGACGAAATCTACAATAGATACGCTTGTTTACACGATCTCCCCTGTACTTGCTAAAAGAAAAATCACAATCAATGTGATTAATCCGGGACCTACCGATACAGGGTGGATGAATGACGAGCTGAAAGAAGAACTGCTGAAGCGTTCTCCACAGGGGCGGATCGGGCAGCCGTCAGATGTTGCGAACCTGGCATCATTTCTTGTCAGCAAAGAAGCGCAGTGGGTGACGGGTCAGACGATCCATTCAGAAGGCGGGTTTATTAATCACTTCTAA
- a CDS encoding carbon starvation CstA family protein, whose amino-acid sequence MNAIALAAIGLFIFVLGYRFYSKFVAEKIYRLDPNYVTPAHRYKDGVDFVPTNKFVLWGHHFTSVAGAAPILGPAIAVYWGWLPAVLWVVFGTVFAAGVHDFGTLVVSVRNKGQSMGTLANKLVGQRAKILFLFIILILVLMVNAVFAWVIANLFITFPSSVLPVFIQIPLAVWIGHAVYKRNAKMLVPSLVALAVMYLVAVLAAEYQILQIDLVRYMGGEDGAGIFGLGAISSAFFIWIVVLMIYVYIASTLPVWKLLQPRDFINSHQLVVGLGILYLGLLFTNPSITAPITNPDANDVSWFPLLFITIACGAISGFHGLVSSGTSSKQLNKETDARFVGYAGAVGEGVLALISIIAVITLFPNADAFKESYNSFAAASGGGLGNFVLGASQLANGLGIPAEVASTIVSIIVVSFAATTLDTSVRLMRYIISELGTEYKVPALEKTHVATTIAVVSSAALVLIPEGPNGFGSGGYLLWPLFGTSNQLLAGINLLLISIWLKRLGRNYLITLIPMVFLMFMTLYAMISQVFTQWAWWNEQSSTLLFVFGALILGFALWICLTAISTLMSKNQTPLDPNE is encoded by the coding sequence ATGAATGCAATTGCGTTAGCGGCGATCGGGCTGTTTATATTTGTGCTGGGCTACAGGTTTTATTCGAAATTTGTTGCCGAGAAAATTTACAGACTTGATCCGAATTATGTGACACCTGCACACCGCTACAAGGATGGCGTCGATTTTGTACCGACGAATAAGTTTGTCCTGTGGGGTCATCACTTTACGTCTGTAGCTGGTGCTGCACCGATTTTAGGACCTGCCATTGCCGTCTACTGGGGCTGGCTGCCTGCAGTCCTCTGGGTGGTATTTGGAACAGTATTTGCAGCAGGGGTTCATGACTTTGGTACACTTGTTGTTTCTGTCAGAAATAAAGGACAGTCAATGGGAACACTTGCAAATAAACTCGTTGGCCAGCGTGCAAAGATTTTGTTCTTATTCATTATTTTAATTCTTGTACTGATGGTTAACGCTGTATTTGCATGGGTGATTGCCAACCTGTTCATTACATTCCCTTCAAGCGTACTGCCTGTATTTATTCAGATCCCACTTGCGGTCTGGATCGGTCATGCAGTGTATAAGCGGAATGCAAAAATGCTTGTTCCTTCACTGGTGGCACTTGCGGTTATGTATCTTGTTGCAGTACTTGCAGCAGAATATCAGATCCTGCAGATTGACCTTGTCCGCTACATGGGCGGTGAAGACGGTGCCGGAATCTTCGGACTCGGTGCGATATCAAGTGCGTTCTTTATCTGGATTGTGGTCCTCATGATCTACGTCTATATCGCGTCTACACTTCCTGTATGGAAGCTTCTGCAGCCGCGTGACTTTATCAACTCTCATCAGCTTGTTGTTGGTCTTGGTATTCTGTATCTTGGTCTTTTATTTACAAACCCGAGCATTACAGCACCAATTACGAACCCTGATGCAAATGATGTATCCTGGTTCCCGCTTCTCTTTATTACAATTGCCTGTGGTGCGATTTCCGGTTTCCACGGACTTGTATCATCAGGTACATCATCAAAGCAGCTGAATAAGGAAACAGATGCACGTTTTGTTGGTTATGCAGGTGCTGTTGGTGAAGGTGTACTGGCATTGATTTCAATCATTGCAGTGATCACTCTTTTCCCGAACGCTGATGCATTTAAAGAGTCTTATAACAGCTTTGCGGCTGCAAGTGGCGGCGGCCTTGGCAACTTCGTACTTGGAGCGAGCCAGCTTGCAAACGGTCTTGGTATTCCGGCTGAAGTTGCCTCAACGATCGTATCTATTATCGTTGTCAGCTTTGCGGCAACTACACTTGATACATCTGTCCGTTTAATGCGCTACATTATCTCTGAGCTTGGTACAGAATATAAAGTGCCTGCCCTTGAAAAAACACACGTTGCTACGACAATCGCTGTTGTATCAAGTGCTGCACTTGTACTGATCCCTGAAGGTCCTAACGGCTTCGGTTCAGGCGGTTACCTGCTGTGGCCGCTGTTTGGTACATCCAATCAGCTGTTAGCCGGCATCAACCTCTTACTGATTTCGATCTGGCTGAAGAGACTCGGCAGAAACTATCTGATCACCCTGATTCCGATGGTCTTCCTGATGTTCATGACGCTTTACGCAATGATCAGCCAGGTATTTACTCAGTGGGCATGGTGGAATGAGCAATCCAGCACGCTGCTGTTTGTATTCGGCGCGCTGATCCTTGGATTCGCACTATGGATCTGTCTGACAGCCATCTCTACGCTCATGTCTAAAAATCAAACACCGCTTGATCCGAACGAATAA
- a CDS encoding biotin-dependent carboxyltransferase family protein, with amino-acid sequence MIKVVEPGLLSSIQDNGRRGHQESGIIISGVMDTFSLRIANMLVGNPEDEAGLEITLTGPTIEFLEDQLIAICGADFSATIDDQPAPLWRPVAVKKGSTLHMKFSKVGCRGVIAVGGGFDIPKVLGSKSTYLRANIGGFKGRSLEKEDIIQSGERSSQSERIFKSVINHPVKWSVSNAYTHNVYDRSVMRVIPGKQYHDFTEESRNCFFEQDYKISKQSDRMGFRLDGDNLECGLNGDMLSEGVAFGTIQVPADGQPIILLADRQTLGGYPKIGQIASVDLPALIQKKPGEAIRFEEISIQDAQNLFKQREKEWQELKQMINIKLEGLDG; translated from the coding sequence ATGATTAAAGTAGTAGAGCCAGGGCTGCTGTCTTCAATTCAGGATAATGGCCGCCGTGGACATCAGGAGTCCGGCATAATTATTTCAGGCGTCATGGATACATTCTCTTTACGTATTGCGAACATGCTTGTCGGTAACCCGGAAGATGAGGCGGGACTTGAAATCACCTTAACGGGTCCAACCATTGAATTTCTGGAAGACCAGCTGATTGCCATTTGTGGAGCGGATTTCTCAGCCACGATCGATGATCAGCCGGCACCTTTATGGCGTCCGGTAGCAGTGAAAAAGGGCAGCACCCTGCATATGAAGTTTTCCAAAGTGGGCTGCAGAGGTGTTATTGCAGTCGGAGGAGGCTTTGACATACCAAAGGTGCTTGGCAGTAAATCTACATATCTGAGGGCTAACATCGGGGGCTTTAAAGGACGCAGCCTCGAAAAAGAGGATATCATTCAGTCTGGAGAGCGCAGCAGCCAATCAGAGAGAATTTTTAAGAGCGTAATCAATCATCCTGTGAAATGGTCTGTTTCCAATGCTTATACCCATAATGTTTATGACCGCTCAGTGATGAGAGTGATTCCCGGTAAACAATATCATGATTTTACAGAAGAAAGCAGAAACTGTTTCTTTGAACAGGATTACAAAATCTCCAAACAATCTGACCGGATGGGCTTCAGGTTAGATGGTGACAATCTTGAATGCGGGCTGAATGGGGACATGCTGTCAGAAGGAGTGGCATTCGGAACGATACAGGTGCCTGCAGATGGACAGCCGATTATTTTACTCGCAGACAGGCAGACACTTGGCGGGTACCCAAAAATCGGGCAGATTGCTTCTGTAGACTTACCTGCACTGATTCAGAAAAAACCTGGTGAAGCAATCCGATTTGAGGAAATCTCAATTCAGGATGCTCAAAATCTATTTAAACAGCGTGAAAAAGAATGGCAGGAATTAAAACAGATGATCAATATCAAACTGGAGGGATTAGATGGTTAA
- a CDS encoding 5-oxoprolinase subunit PxpA, translated as MVKIDLNCDMGESFGAYKMGNDAEVLKYITSANIACGYHAGDPSVMRKTVELALKSGTAIGAHPGFPDLGGFGRRNMNVSEEEAYDLTLYQIGALYGFVKAQGGTLQHVKPHGALYNAAAKDAKLAHAIAKAVYDLDPGLILFGLSGGELVRAGKQIGLKTASEVFADRTYQPDGSLTPRSQSNALIEDDEQAVNQVVRMVKEGIVRGVDDKNISIEADTVCIHGDGAHALAFAEKINQRLREENISMQSLK; from the coding sequence ATGGTTAAGATCGATCTGAACTGTGATATGGGGGAGAGCTTTGGCGCTTATAAAATGGGAAATGATGCTGAAGTCCTAAAATATATCACTTCTGCAAATATTGCATGCGGCTATCATGCCGGGGATCCCTCAGTCATGAGAAAAACGGTAGAGCTGGCGCTTAAAAGCGGAACAGCGATTGGTGCGCATCCGGGATTCCCGGACCTTGGCGGCTTTGGCAGGCGTAACATGAACGTATCAGAAGAAGAAGCATACGACTTGACGCTGTATCAGATTGGTGCACTCTACGGCTTTGTGAAAGCGCAGGGAGGAACGCTTCAGCATGTAAAGCCGCATGGTGCACTCTATAATGCAGCTGCAAAAGACGCAAAACTTGCCCATGCAATCGCTAAAGCGGTATATGACCTGGATCCGGGGCTGATCTTATTTGGGTTATCGGGCGGGGAGCTGGTCCGTGCCGGAAAGCAAATCGGACTGAAGACGGCTTCAGAAGTATTTGCTGACAGAACATATCAGCCGGACGGTTCCTTAACGCCAAGATCACAAAGCAACGCACTCATTGAGGATGATGAACAGGCTGTCAACCAGGTGGTGCGGATGGTAAAAGAAGGCATTGTACGTGGTGTGGATGACAAAAATATCAGTATTGAGGCAGACACTGTCTGTATTCACGGTGATGGCGCCCATGCACTTGCATTTGCGGAAAAGATTAATCAGCGGTTACGAGAAGAAAATATCAGTATGCAAAGCTTAAAATAA